Proteins from one Panicum virgatum strain AP13 chromosome 7K, P.virgatum_v5, whole genome shotgun sequence genomic window:
- the LOC120641076 gene encoding protein NRT1/ PTR FAMILY 4.3-like, which yields MDVESRAAAPEAEDVTVDWRGQPCRAHRHGGMRAAIFVLGIQAFEIMAIAAVGNNLITYVFGEMHFPLPQAANVVTNFVGTIFLLALLGGFLSDSYLGCFWTILTFGFVELSGFILLSLQAHLPQLKPPPCSMVASAGGGCEKARGFKATVFFLALYLVALGSGCLKPNMIAHGADQFDAAAPGGAGRLSTYFNSAYFSFCAGELVALTALVWVQTHSGMDVGFGISAAAMAAGLLSLVSGAALYRNKPPRGSIFTPIARVFVAAYSKRKQVCPSRSNSVNAGGACEPARLAGNFRHNNKFRFLDKACIRVAQQGPNTKPESPWRLCTVAEVQQAKTLLAVTPIFACTIVFNTVLAQLQTFSVQQGSAMDTSLLPGSSFHIPPASLQGIPYAMMLALVPAYELLLVPLMKRATGTRSGITPLQRIGVGLGTVAFSMVAAADVERRRRGAAAGGHRMSVLWVVPQFLVFGVSEMFTAVGLIEFFYTQACAGMQAFLTALTYCSYAFGFYLSSVLVSLVNRVTARHGVGGWLGDNDLNKDRLDLFYWMLAALSVLNFFCFLLCARWYNAGVDGSDAAAASGQVAAEGVDGKEII from the exons ATGGATGTGGagagccgcgcggcggcgccggaggcggaggacgTCACCGTCGACTGGCGCGGCCAGCCGTGCCGCGCGCACCGGCACGGCGGCATGCGCGCCGCCATCTTCGTCCTAG GGATCCAGGCGTTCGAGATCATGGCGATCGCGGCGGTGGGGAACAACCTCATCACGTACGTGTTCGGGGAGATGCACTTCCCGCTGCCGCAGGCGGCCAACGTGGTGACCAACTTCGTCGGCACCATCTTCCTGCTCGCCCTCCTCGGCGGCTTCCTCTCCGACTCCTACCTCGGCTGCTTCTGGACCATCCTCACCTTCGGCTTCGTCGAGCTCTCG GGCTTCATCCTGCTGTCGCTGCAAGCGCACCTGCCGCAGCTGAAGCCGCCGCCGTGCAGCATGGTGGCgtccgcgggcggcggctgcgagaaGGCCCGGGGCTTCAAGGCCAccgtcttcttcctcgcgctCTACCTGGTGGCGCTCGGCAGCGGCTGCCTCAAGCCCAACATGATCGCGCACGGCGCCGACCAgttcgacgccgccgcgccgggcggCGCCGGGAGGCTCTCCACCTACTTCAACTCGGCCTACTTCAGCTtctgcgccggcgagctcgtcgCCCTCACGGCGCTGGTCTGGGTGCAGACGCACTCCGGGATGGACGTCGGCTTCGGCATctccgcggccgccatggccgccgggctCCTCAGCCTCGTCTCCGGCGCCGCCTTGTACCGGAACAAGCCCCCGCGGGGCAGCATCTTCACCCCCATTGCAAGA GTTTTCGTTGCCGCCTACAGCAAGAGGAAGCAAGTGTGCCCATCCAGATCCAATTCTGTCAATGCCGGAGGAGCTTGCGAGCCGGCACGCCTCGCCGGCAACTTCCGCCACAACAACAAGTTCAG GTTCCTGGACAAAGCATGCATCCGGGTAGCGCAGCAGGGGCCCAACACGAAGCCGGAGAGCCCGTGGCGGCTGTgcacggtggcggaggtgcaGCAGGCCAAGACGCTCCTCGCCGTGACGCCCATCTTCGCGTGCACCATCGTCTTCAACACCGTGCTGGCGCAGCTGCAGACCTTCTCGGTGCAGCAGGGGAGCGCCATGGACACCTCGCTCCTGCCGGGCTCCTCCTTCCACATCCCGCCGGCGTCGCTGCAGGGCATCCCCTACGCCATGATGCTGGCGCTCGTCCCGGCCTACGAGCTCCTCCTCGTGCCGCTCATGAAGCGCGCCACGGGCACGCGGTCCGGGATCACCCCGCTCCAGCGCATCGGCGTCGGCCTCGGCACCGTCGCCTTCTCCATGGTCGCCGCGGCGGACGTCGAGCGcaggcgccgcggcgccgccgcggggggccACCGGATGTCCGTCCTCTGGGTCGTGCCGCAGTTCCTCGTCTTCGGCGTGTCGGAGATGTTCACCGCCGTGGGGCTCATCGAGTTCTTCTACACGCAGGCGTGCGCCGGCATGCAGGCCTTCCTCACGGCGCTCACCTACTGCTCCTACGCGTTCGGCTTCTACCTCAGCTCCGTGCTCGTCTCGCTGGTGAACCGGGTCACGGCCAGGCACGGCGTCGGCGGCTGGCTCGGCGACAACGACCTAAACAAGGACCGGCTGGACCTGTTCTACTGGATGCTCGCCGCGCTCAGCGTGCTCAACTTCTTCTGCTTCCTGCTGTGCGCGAGGTGGTACAACGCCGGCGTGGATGGCTCTGATGCGGCTGCTGCCTCCGGTCAGGTGGCAGCAGAGGGTGTTGATGGCAAGGAGATCATCTGA